In one Streptomyces sp. NBC_01288 genomic region, the following are encoded:
- a CDS encoding acyl-CoA mutase large subunit family protein has translation MDADAIAEGRRRWQARFDAARTREADFTTLSGDPVEPVYGPRPGDTYDGFERIGWPGEYPYTRGLYATGYRGRTWTIRQFAGFGNAEQTNERYKKILANGGGGLSVAFDMPTLMGRDSDDPRSLGEVGHCGVAIDSAADMEVLFKGIPLGDVTTSMTISGPAVPVFCMYLVAAERQGVDPAVLNGTLQTDIFKEYIAQKEWLFEPEPHLRLIGDLMEYCATGIPAYKPLSVSGYHIREAGSTAAQELAYTLADGFGYVELGLSRGMDVDVFAPGLSFFFDAHVDFFEEIAKFRAARRIWARWMRDVYGARSEKAQWLRFHTQTAGVSLTAQQPYNNVVRTAVEALAAVLGGTNSLHTNALDETLALPSEQAAEIALRTQQVLMEETGVANVADPLGGSWYVEQLTDRIEADAEKIFEQIRERGLRAHPDGQHPIGPITSGILRGIEDGWFTGEIAEAAFQYQRSVEKGDKRVVGVNVHHGSVTGDLEILRVSHEVERDQIQELGTRKGVRDEAAVQQALGAMLAAARDGSNMIGPMLDAARAEATLGEICGVLREEWGVYTEPAGF, from the coding sequence ATGGACGCTGACGCCATCGCAGAAGGCCGCCGACGCTGGCAGGCCCGTTTCGACGCCGCACGCACGCGTGAGGCCGATTTCACCACGCTCTCCGGCGATCCCGTGGAGCCGGTGTACGGGCCCCGGCCCGGGGACACGTACGACGGCTTCGAGCGGATCGGGTGGCCCGGCGAGTACCCCTACACGCGCGGGCTGTACGCGACGGGCTACCGGGGGCGGACGTGGACGATCCGGCAGTTCGCCGGGTTCGGGAACGCCGAGCAGACCAACGAGCGGTACAAGAAGATCCTCGCCAACGGCGGCGGGGGTCTGTCGGTGGCCTTCGACATGCCGACGCTCATGGGCCGCGACTCCGACGACCCTCGCTCGCTCGGCGAGGTCGGGCACTGCGGGGTCGCCATCGACTCCGCCGCCGACATGGAGGTCCTCTTCAAGGGCATCCCGCTGGGTGACGTCACGACGTCGATGACGATCAGCGGGCCGGCCGTCCCGGTCTTCTGCATGTACCTGGTGGCGGCCGAGCGGCAGGGCGTGGACCCGGCCGTCCTCAACGGCACGCTCCAGACGGACATCTTCAAGGAGTACATCGCCCAGAAGGAGTGGCTCTTCGAGCCCGAGCCGCACCTGCGTCTCATCGGCGACCTCATGGAGTACTGCGCGACCGGCATCCCCGCGTACAAGCCGCTGTCCGTCTCCGGCTACCACATCCGCGAGGCCGGCTCCACGGCCGCGCAGGAGCTGGCGTACACCCTCGCGGACGGCTTCGGGTACGTCGAACTCGGCCTGTCCCGGGGCATGGACGTGGACGTCTTCGCGCCCGGCCTCTCCTTCTTCTTCGACGCGCACGTCGACTTCTTCGAGGAGATCGCCAAGTTCCGCGCGGCGCGCCGCATTTGGGCCCGCTGGATGCGGGACGTCTACGGCGCGCGGTCCGAGAAGGCGCAGTGGCTGCGCTTCCACACCCAGACCGCCGGCGTCTCGCTGACCGCGCAGCAGCCGTACAACAACGTGGTGCGTACGGCCGTAGAAGCGCTCGCGGCGGTCCTCGGCGGGACCAACTCGCTGCACACCAACGCCCTGGACGAGACCCTCGCGCTGCCGAGCGAGCAGGCCGCGGAGATCGCGCTGCGCACGCAGCAGGTGCTGATGGAGGAGACCGGGGTCGCCAACGTGGCGGATCCGCTGGGCGGTTCGTGGTACGTCGAGCAGCTCACCGACCGGATCGAGGCGGACGCCGAGAAGATCTTCGAGCAGATCCGGGAGCGCGGCCTGCGGGCTCACCCGGACGGTCAGCACCCGATCGGGCCGATCACCTCCGGCATCCTGCGCGGCATCGAGGACGGCTGGTTCACCGGCGAGATCGCCGAGGCGGCGTTCCAGTACCAGCGGTCCGTGGAGAAGGGCGACAAGCGGGTCGTCGGCGTCAACGTCCACCACGGGTCGGTCACCGGAGACCTGGAGATCCTGCGCGTCAGCCACGAGGTGGAGCGCGACCAGATCCAGGAGTTGGGCACACGCAAGGGCGTACGGGACGAGGCGGCCGTGCAGCAGGCCCTGGGTGCGATGCTCGCGGCCGCGCGGGACGGGTCGAACATGATCGGGCCGATGCTGGACGCTGCGCGGGCGGAGGCGACGCTGGGGGAGATCTGCGGGGTGCTGCGGGAGGAGTGGGGGGTTTACACGGAACCCGCGGGCTTCTAG
- a CDS encoding DUF3817 domain-containing protein, whose protein sequence is MKKSVFTRYRVLAYTTGVLLVLLCLSMIAKYLLKIDGAGSFTEVVAIAHGWLYVVYLLFAFDLGSKAKWPVGKQLWVLLAGTIPTAAFFVERKISHELEGHFAEPAPVAAKV, encoded by the coding sequence ATGAAAAAGAGCGTGTTCACCCGCTACCGCGTTTTGGCGTACACCACGGGTGTGCTGCTGGTCCTGCTCTGCCTGAGCATGATCGCCAAGTACCTCCTGAAGATCGACGGCGCCGGGAGCTTCACCGAGGTCGTCGCCATCGCGCACGGCTGGCTGTACGTCGTGTACCTCCTCTTCGCCTTCGACCTGGGCTCCAAGGCGAAGTGGCCGGTCGGCAAGCAGCTGTGGGTGCTGCTCGCGGGCACGATCCCGACGGCCGCGTTCTTCGTCGAGCGGAAGATCAGCCACGAGCTGGAGGGTCACTTCGCCGAGCCGGCTCCGGTCGCCGCGAAGGTCTGA
- a CDS encoding MarR family winged helix-turn-helix transcriptional regulator, with the protein MSKPLSLPFDPIARADEHWKQRWGNVPSMAAITSIMRAQQILLAEVDSVVKPYGLTFARYEALVLLTFSKAGELPMSKIGERLMVHPTSVTNTVDRLARSGLVAKRPNPNDGRGTLASITDKGREVCDAATRDLMEMDFGLGAYDAEECGEIFAMLRPLRVAAEDFDEE; encoded by the coding sequence GTGTCAAAGCCGCTCAGTCTTCCTTTCGACCCCATCGCCCGCGCCGACGAACACTGGAAACAGCGCTGGGGAAACGTGCCGTCCATGGCCGCCATCACCTCGATCATGCGAGCGCAGCAGATCCTGCTCGCCGAGGTCGACTCGGTCGTCAAGCCGTACGGACTGACCTTCGCGCGCTACGAGGCACTCGTGCTGCTCACCTTCTCCAAGGCGGGCGAGCTGCCGATGTCCAAGATCGGCGAGCGGCTCATGGTGCACCCCACGTCCGTGACGAACACCGTGGACCGCCTGGCCAGGTCCGGCCTCGTCGCCAAGCGCCCCAACCCCAACGACGGCCGCGGCACCCTCGCCTCCATCACCGACAAGGGCCGCGAGGTCTGCGACGCGGCCACCCGCGACCTGATGGAGATGGACTTCGGTCTGGGCGCCTACGACGCCGAGGAGTGCGGCGAGATCTTCGCGATGCTGCGGCCGCTGCGGGTCGCCGCGGAGGACTTCGACGAGGAGTGA
- a CDS encoding glycoside hydrolase family 6 protein produces MSRLIRTFAALTVLGLAVGCSSASDVDEASVAGARSKGPMGDMTFWVDPASPAAEQIQMWEREGRKQDATLLKRIADEPTALWPAGEIDPGPVIRAATAAARQEGRTAVFVAYDIPHRDCGQHSAGGAGDADAYRAWIGKFADALGDSKALVVLEPDAVAHMVDGCTPGEYQGEREQLLSEAVVRLKQQSGTRVYLDAGNPSWIQDSSKLVEPLKRAGVEEADGFSLNVSNFQTDAVTKKYGVQLSRNLGGKHFVVDTSRNGNGPLAGAWCNPPGRGLGTRPTTDTGEQSLDAYLWIKRPGASDGTCEGGPDAGQWWPEYALELARNSKA; encoded by the coding sequence ATGTCCCGGCTGATCCGTACGTTCGCGGCGCTCACGGTCCTCGGGCTCGCGGTGGGCTGTTCGTCCGCGTCCGACGTCGACGAGGCCTCCGTCGCCGGTGCCCGGTCCAAGGGGCCGATGGGCGACATGACCTTCTGGGTCGACCCGGCGAGCCCGGCGGCCGAGCAGATCCAGATGTGGGAGCGGGAGGGCCGCAAGCAGGACGCCACTCTCCTCAAGCGGATCGCCGACGAGCCGACCGCGCTGTGGCCGGCCGGTGAGATCGACCCCGGCCCGGTGATCAGGGCGGCGACCGCGGCCGCGCGCCAGGAGGGTCGTACGGCGGTCTTCGTGGCGTACGACATTCCGCACCGCGACTGCGGTCAGCACTCGGCCGGCGGAGCCGGGGACGCCGATGCCTACCGGGCGTGGATCGGGAAGTTCGCCGACGCGCTGGGGGATTCCAAGGCACTGGTCGTGCTGGAGCCCGACGCCGTCGCGCACATGGTGGACGGCTGCACGCCGGGCGAATACCAGGGCGAGCGGGAGCAGTTGCTGAGCGAGGCGGTCGTCCGGCTGAAGCAGCAGTCGGGGACGAGGGTGTATCTCGACGCGGGCAACCCGTCCTGGATCCAGGACTCTTCGAAGCTCGTGGAGCCGTTGAAGCGGGCCGGGGTCGAGGAGGCCGACGGGTTCTCGCTCAACGTGTCCAACTTCCAGACGGACGCGGTGACCAAGAAGTACGGCGTCCAGCTGTCGCGGAACCTCGGCGGCAAGCACTTCGTCGTCGACACCAGCCGCAACGGCAACGGACCGCTGGCCGGCGCCTGGTGCAACCCGCCGGGCCGTGGCCTGGGCACCCGGCCGACCACCGACACCGGCGAGCAGTCCCTGGACGCCTATCTGTGGATCAAGCGGCCCGGCGCCTCGGACGGCACCTGTGAGGGCGGTCCGGATGCCGGCCAGTGGTGGCCGGAGTACGCCTTGGAGCTGGCGCGCAACTCCAAGGCGTAG
- a CDS encoding kelch motif-containing protein, translating to MAFQPSQKTRKTVLGIGGIAVLAGLNAPAALDFAGEQYHEYKITRPGYMAKYGSWDQIDIPKEYRTNAIHASLLHTGKVLIVAGSGNEQKKFNAGSFDTVLWDPKANTFKKIPTPVDFFCGGHSQLPSGNLLVAGGTARYERLDGEVKRAGGGMRVKNESPNKAMFLKKGTRFRSPAGVDYVTKFDVTVPKAKREFKVTYNARGAMQPWQTKVTASEVRVFVEAAEAGPMSVTENQAQYDIVGLKGKDANNTYGLSEKITLEKQDYQGIRAAYEFDPRAERYISVDPMDKARWYPTLVGLDDGRVLAVSGLDDVGVIDQGDNEIYDPKTKKWTPGPKRYFPTYPALFLTKGGKLFYPASNAGYGPANKGREPGLWDLKTNKFTKVAGLRDPEETETSSSLLLPPAQDQKVMILGGGGVGESKKSTPRTAVVDLKQDSPVFKDGPNLPQGTRYLNSVIMPDDSVFTTNGSSDYRGRSASNIFKAQFYDPKGNAFREAAAPMVGRNYHSEALLLPDGRVVTFGSDPLFDDQANTKLGHFEQRMEIFTPPALHKNGSNRPVLQDGPETLDRHHRATFRTDHPERVVKARLMRPSSVTHTTDVEQRSIELGLVKDGKSVTVDVPNDRALVPPGWYMLFVTDAQGTPSEAKWIQVN from the coding sequence ATGGCCTTCCAGCCGTCCCAGAAAACCAGGAAGACCGTCCTCGGCATCGGCGGTATCGCCGTCCTGGCCGGTCTCAACGCCCCGGCCGCCCTCGACTTCGCCGGCGAGCAGTACCACGAGTACAAGATCACCCGGCCCGGCTACATGGCCAAGTACGGCTCCTGGGACCAGATCGACATCCCGAAGGAGTACCGGACCAACGCCATCCACGCCTCGCTGCTGCACACCGGCAAGGTGCTGATCGTGGCGGGCTCCGGAAACGAGCAGAAGAAGTTCAACGCCGGGTCCTTCGACACCGTGCTGTGGGATCCGAAGGCGAACACCTTCAAGAAGATCCCGACCCCGGTCGACTTCTTCTGCGGCGGACACAGCCAACTCCCCAGCGGCAACCTGCTGGTGGCCGGCGGCACCGCCCGCTACGAGCGCCTCGACGGCGAGGTCAAGCGGGCCGGCGGCGGTATGCGCGTCAAGAACGAGAGCCCCAACAAGGCGATGTTCCTCAAGAAGGGCACCCGCTTCCGCTCACCGGCCGGCGTCGACTACGTCACCAAGTTCGATGTCACCGTCCCCAAGGCCAAGCGCGAGTTCAAGGTGACGTACAACGCCCGCGGGGCGATGCAGCCCTGGCAGACCAAGGTCACCGCGAGCGAGGTCCGCGTCTTCGTCGAGGCCGCCGAGGCGGGCCCGATGTCGGTCACCGAGAACCAGGCCCAGTACGACATCGTCGGCCTCAAGGGCAAGGACGCGAACAACACGTACGGCCTCTCCGAGAAGATCACCCTGGAGAAGCAGGACTACCAAGGCATCCGCGCCGCCTACGAGTTCGACCCCAGGGCCGAGCGGTACATCTCCGTCGACCCGATGGACAAGGCCCGTTGGTACCCGACCCTCGTCGGCCTCGACGACGGCCGCGTCCTCGCCGTCTCCGGCCTGGACGACGTCGGTGTGATCGACCAGGGCGACAACGAGATCTACGACCCGAAGACCAAGAAGTGGACCCCGGGCCCCAAGCGTTACTTCCCCACCTACCCGGCCCTCTTCCTCACCAAGGGCGGCAAGCTCTTCTACCCGGCCTCGAACGCCGGCTACGGACCCGCCAACAAGGGCCGTGAGCCCGGCCTTTGGGACCTGAAGACCAACAAGTTCACCAAGGTCGCCGGACTGCGCGACCCCGAGGAGACCGAGACCTCGTCCTCGCTCCTCCTGCCGCCCGCGCAGGACCAGAAGGTGATGATCCTCGGCGGCGGAGGCGTCGGCGAGTCCAAGAAGTCGACCCCGCGCACCGCCGTCGTCGACCTCAAGCAGGACAGCCCCGTCTTCAAGGACGGCCCCAACCTCCCCCAGGGCACCCGGTACTTGAACAGCGTGATCATGCCGGACGACTCGGTCTTCACCACCAACGGCTCCTCGGACTACCGCGGCCGCAGCGCCAGCAACATCTTCAAGGCGCAGTTCTACGACCCGAAGGGCAACGCCTTCCGCGAGGCCGCCGCCCCGATGGTCGGCCGCAACTACCACTCCGAGGCACTGCTGTTGCCCGACGGCAGAGTCGTCACGTTCGGCTCCGACCCGCTCTTCGACGACCAGGCCAACACCAAACTGGGCCACTTCGAGCAGCGCATGGAGATCTTCACCCCGCCCGCGCTGCACAAGAACGGCAGCAACAGGCCCGTACTGCAGGACGGTCCGGAGACCCTGGACCGGCACCACCGCGCGACCTTCCGCACCGACCACCCCGAACGCGTCGTCAAGGCCCGTCTGATGCGCCCGAGTTCGGTCACGCACACGACCGACGTCGAGCAGCGCTCCATCGAGCTGGGCCTGGTCAAGGACGGCAAGTCGGTGACGGTGGACGTTCCGAACGACCGGGCTCTGGTGCCGCCCGGCTGGTACATGCTCTTCGTGACGGACGCCCAGGGCACGCCGTCGGAGGCCAAGTGGATCCAGGTGAACTGA
- a CDS encoding glycosyltransferase family 2 protein, translating to MRPEGYDYDTYSRLAGPLAEPSGASYQVQYNSLLSREPHRIRAVLLMSLAPVLTAALLVYLVWPSHWVEREGGQEWMVGLDVTMLIAIGLIELFMVVNVASVAHATLVARDPIPVVPAPGTRVALLTTYVPGKEPLSMVRATLEGAVNVTHTGPVDVWLLDEGDDEQAKALCAELGVRHFTRHGVPEWNRPKGVHKARTKHGNYNAWIAMHGGDYEFFASVDTDHVPLPNFLERMMGYFRDPDVAFVVGPQVYGNYHNPVTKAAESQQFLFHALIQRAGNRYRAPMFVGTNNVVRMAAVKQIGGLYDSITEDMATGFELHRHRNPLTRTHWRSVYTPDVLAVGEGPASWTDFFTQQMRWSRGTYETLIKQYWKAPFTMPPGRLFSYTMMLVYYPMTAVNWLLGIMSCFLFLWFGASGTQVAASVWLMLYSDAAALQIGLYLWNRRHNVSPHEPEGSGGLAGMAMSALSAPIYLKSLGEALIRRPSRFVVTPKGGDASPDRVMTFRIHLFWAILLATSLAASVVLDHTHAAMRTWAVLAMVISLSPLGVWVGSLLKERRERRSLLGGARTLDTAEPALATTGAGPSVSSTTTGGN from the coding sequence GTGCGGCCGGAGGGCTACGACTACGACACCTACAGCCGACTGGCCGGACCGCTCGCGGAGCCGTCCGGTGCGTCGTACCAGGTGCAGTACAACTCGCTCCTCTCGCGCGAGCCCCACCGAATACGCGCTGTCCTCCTGATGAGCCTCGCCCCGGTGCTCACCGCCGCCCTGCTCGTCTATCTCGTCTGGCCCTCCCACTGGGTCGAGCGCGAGGGCGGTCAGGAGTGGATGGTCGGGCTCGACGTCACGATGCTGATAGCCATCGGGCTCATCGAGCTGTTCATGGTCGTCAACGTCGCCTCCGTCGCCCACGCCACGCTGGTCGCCCGCGACCCGATCCCCGTCGTCCCCGCCCCCGGCACCCGCGTCGCCTTGCTCACGACGTACGTCCCGGGCAAGGAACCCCTCTCCATGGTCCGCGCGACTCTCGAAGGCGCGGTCAATGTCACCCACACCGGACCGGTCGACGTCTGGCTCCTCGACGAAGGTGACGACGAGCAAGCCAAGGCCCTGTGCGCCGAGTTGGGCGTACGGCACTTCACGCGGCACGGAGTTCCCGAGTGGAACCGCCCCAAGGGTGTCCACAAGGCCCGTACGAAGCACGGGAATTACAACGCCTGGATCGCCATGCACGGCGGCGACTACGAGTTCTTCGCCTCCGTCGACACCGACCATGTGCCGCTCCCCAACTTCCTTGAGCGGATGATGGGTTACTTCCGTGACCCGGACGTCGCCTTCGTCGTAGGACCGCAGGTGTACGGGAACTACCACAACCCCGTCACCAAGGCCGCCGAGTCGCAGCAGTTCCTCTTCCACGCGCTGATCCAGCGCGCCGGAAACCGCTACCGCGCCCCCATGTTCGTCGGCACCAACAACGTCGTACGGATGGCCGCCGTCAAGCAGATCGGCGGGCTGTACGACTCCATCACCGAGGACATGGCCACCGGGTTCGAGCTGCATCGGCACCGCAATCCCCTGACCCGTACGCACTGGCGGTCCGTATATACGCCCGATGTGCTCGCCGTCGGAGAGGGGCCGGCTTCCTGGACCGACTTCTTCACTCAGCAGATGCGGTGGTCGCGCGGGACGTACGAGACGCTCATCAAGCAGTACTGGAAGGCGCCGTTCACGATGCCTCCGGGGCGGCTGTTCTCGTACACGATGATGCTCGTCTACTACCCGATGACCGCCGTCAACTGGCTGCTGGGCATCATGAGTTGCTTCCTGTTCCTGTGGTTCGGGGCGTCCGGTACCCAGGTCGCGGCCTCTGTGTGGCTGATGCTCTACAGCGACGCGGCCGCGCTTCAGATCGGGCTCTATCTCTGGAACCGGCGGCACAACGTCTCCCCGCACGAGCCGGAAGGGTCGGGTGGGTTGGCGGGTATGGCGATGTCGGCGCTCTCCGCGCCCATCTACCTCAAGTCCCTCGGCGAGGCGCTCATCCGCCGGCCGAGCCGGTTCGTCGTCACGCCCAAGGGCGGCGACGCCAGCCCGGACCGGGTGATGACCTTCCGTATCCATCTCTTCTGGGCGATCCTCCTGGCGACCTCGCTGGCCGCCTCCGTCGTCCTCGATCACACCCACGCGGCCATGCGCACCTGGGCGGTCCTCGCGATGGTCATCTCCCTTTCGCCGCTTGGGGTTTGGGTCGGCTCGCTGCTCAAGGAACGCCGAGAACGCCGCTCGTTGCTCGGCGGCGCGCGCACCCTCGACACCGCCGAGCCCGCGCTCGCCACCACCGGGGCCGGTCCGTCCGTCTCCAGCACCACGACAGGGGGCAACTAG
- a CDS encoding phosphotransferase enzyme family protein has protein sequence MHDTADLVAETYALGAGPWTLTPVTRGALGQIWKLSGDGSGSGSSWAVKELLFGCDEEQVRREAALREASEGLGIASPRLLANREGAYVSHLDSGSGSGLASTTSGSDSSAGSHIKLYDWIDGAPADVSDPDVLDWFGRTMALLHRAGEGESAMPSAWYERCPGDDEWAVLHAEVRRAGMPWADELGRFIATSARELAHWVTPSDPDGLVTSHLDLQPQNVLVGRNGPVLLDWDNAGSASAERELARALFVWSGWNEGDVEVGVRVARAYRSAGGRAVVQGPQSFSMLFATALNYVRVQADCAIDPTVTAAQREFGSGQVVTAMGWVPDLAVVSRLSAAVGRVG, from the coding sequence ATGCACGACACCGCCGATCTCGTCGCCGAGACCTACGCGCTCGGCGCCGGACCGTGGACGCTGACGCCCGTCACCCGGGGCGCGCTGGGGCAGATCTGGAAGCTGTCCGGCGACGGCTCGGGGTCGGGGTCCTCGTGGGCGGTCAAGGAACTCCTCTTCGGCTGCGACGAGGAGCAGGTCCGCCGGGAGGCCGCGTTACGGGAGGCATCGGAGGGGCTGGGCATCGCGTCGCCGCGGCTGCTGGCCAATCGGGAGGGGGCGTACGTCTCGCACCTGGACTCCGGCTCCGGCTCCGGTCTCGCTTCCACCACCTCCGGTTCCGATTCTTCCGCCGGTTCCCACATCAAGCTGTACGACTGGATCGACGGCGCCCCCGCGGACGTGTCCGACCCGGACGTCCTGGACTGGTTCGGGCGGACCATGGCGCTGCTGCACCGGGCGGGCGAGGGCGAGAGTGCGATGCCGTCCGCCTGGTACGAGCGGTGCCCGGGGGACGACGAGTGGGCGGTGCTGCACGCGGAGGTCCGGCGGGCGGGGATGCCGTGGGCGGACGAACTGGGCCGCTTCATCGCCACCTCCGCAAGGGAGTTGGCGCACTGGGTGACCCCGTCCGACCCCGATGGTCTGGTCACGTCCCATCTCGATCTACAGCCCCAGAACGTCCTGGTCGGCCGGAACGGTCCCGTCCTCCTCGACTGGGACAACGCCGGATCCGCTTCCGCGGAACGGGAGTTGGCCCGCGCCCTGTTCGTGTGGTCGGGCTGGAACGAGGGGGATGTGGAGGTGGGCGTGCGGGTGGCGCGGGCGTATCGGAGTGCCGGGGGGCGTGCCGTCGTACAGGGTCCGCAGTCGTTCTCGATGCTTTTCGCTACCGCGCTGAACTACGTGCGGGTGCAGGCCGATTGCGCGATCGACCCGACGGTGACGGCCGCGCAGAGGGAGTTCGGGAGCGGTCAGGTCGTCACCGCGATGGGTTGGGTGCCGGATCTGGCGGTCGTGTCGCGGTTGAGTGCGGCGGTGGGGCGGGTGGGGTGA
- a CDS encoding MTH1187 family thiamine-binding protein, whose translation MIVAFSVTPLGVGEDVGEYVADAVRVVRESGLPNRTDAMFTSIEGEWDEVMDVVKRAVAAVEARAPRVSVVLKADIRPGVTDGLTSKVETVERHLAE comes from the coding sequence ATGATCGTCGCCTTCTCCGTGACGCCCCTCGGTGTCGGCGAGGACGTGGGGGAGTACGTCGCCGACGCCGTCCGCGTGGTCCGCGAATCCGGCCTGCCCAACCGCACCGACGCGATGTTCACGTCCATCGAGGGCGAGTGGGACGAGGTGATGGACGTGGTCAAGCGAGCCGTCGCCGCCGTCGAGGCCCGCGCCCCGCGCGTCTCCGTCGTCCTCAAGGCAGACATCCGCCCCGGCGTGACGGACGGCCTCACGTCCAAGGTGGAGACGGTCGAACGGCATCTGGCGGAGTAG